From Poecile atricapillus isolate bPoeAtr1 chromosome Z, bPoeAtr1.hap1, whole genome shotgun sequence, one genomic window encodes:
- the LOC131572593 gene encoding guanine nucleotide exchange factor subunit RIC1-like, whose translation PSIHPSIIHHPSIHPSIHPSIHHPSIHPPSSIHPSSIHHPSIHPSSIIHPSSIHPSIHPSIHHPSSILHPSSIIHPSIHPSIHPSIHHPSIHPSSIHPSSIIHPSIHHPSIIHPSSIHPSIHPSIHPSIHPSIHPSSIHPFIHHPSIIHHSSIHPSIHPSIHPSIHPSIHHPSSIHPSSIHPSIHPSIHHPSIHPSIHHPSIHPSSIHPSIHPSIHPSIHPHPPLG comes from the exons ccatccatccatccatccatcatccatcatccatccatccatccatccatccatccatccatccatcatccatccatccatcctccatcatccatccatccatcatccatccatcatccatccatccatccatcatccatcatccatccatcatccatccatccatccatccatccatccatccatcatccatcatccatcctccatccatcatccatcatccatccatccatccatccatccatccatccatccatccatcatccatccatccatccatcatccatccatccatcatccatcatccatccatccatccatcatccatccatcatccatccatcatccatccatccatccatccatccatccatccatccatccatccatccatccattcatccatcatccatccatc cattcatccatcatccatccatcatccatcattcatccatccatccatccatccatccatccatccatccatccatccatccatccatccatcatccatcatccatccatccatcatccatccatccatccatccatccatccatccatcatccatccatccatccatccatccatcatccatccatccatccatcatccatccatccatccatccatccatccatccatccatccatccatcctcatcctccacTGGGATGA